TCGCCGCGGCGGTACCGCAGCCGGGCCGCCGCCCGGTGGGTGGCCTGCCGGGCCGAGCGGGGCCAGCCGTCCAGCACCGCCCCGTGCAGCAGGCCGTGGGCGAAGCGCGGCTGTCCGCGCACCGGGTCCCGGCGCAGGATGCCCAGCCGCTCCATCGCGGTGACCCAGCCGGACACCCTGGCGGGGTCGGCCCCGGCCACCGCGGCGAGCAGTTCCCCGGCGTCGTGGCCGTCCTCCAGCTCGGCCAGCGTCCGGGCTACGGCCGCGGTCCTGGGCCCGGCACTGTCGAGCCACCAGGAGACCGCGGCCGCGTAGGCGCCCGGGTAGAGGTCGGCGTGGCTGTCCGGCAGCGCCGCCGCGGCCGCACCGGCCCGGGCCGGCGTCCGCAGGTCGTCCAGCAGGGCCCGGAGCAGCAGCGGGTTGCCCGCTCCGGCCCGCACGCAGCCGTCCACCCAGGCGTCGCCGACCCGGTCACCGCCCCAGGCGCGGACCAGTTCCTCGACGGTGGTCCGGCTCAGCGGGGCGAGGGTACGGGTCCGCACCAGCGAGGGCGACAGGGCGTGGGCGAGACCGGGCGCGGACGGCGCGATGTCGTACTGGCTGCGCTCGGTCGCCACCAGCAGCACCGGCAACTCGTCCAGCCTGCGCGCGATCCCGGTGAACCAGCGCCGTGAGGAGGGGTCGGCGAGGTGGACGTCGTCGACGGCCAGCAGCAGCGGCGAGTCGCCGGTGTACGAGCAGAGCAGCTGCCAGAGCCGACCAATGAACCGCCGCTGCCGGGCCGGGTCCGGCGGCTCGTCGGGTCCGGCGTCCGGGGCCGGGTCGGCCCCCAGCTCGGAGCAGGGGTCGAGGAGTTGGAGCACGGCGGCGTAGGCCGCGCCGGTGTTCTCGGCGGAGCAGCGGACCTTCAGCACCCGCATGCCCTGCCCGGTGCCCTCCTCGGCTGCCGCCTCCAGCAGGGAGGTGCGCCCGGTGCCGGTGGCACCCTTGAACAGCACCAGTCGGCCGGCCCCGCGCCGGGCGTGCCCGGCCTCGCGGGCCAACAGCGCCAGGGCGTCCTCGCGTTCCCGGAGCGGCCCGCAGCCCCGCTCGGACTCGTGCACCGGTCCCGGCGGCAGGCATCCCGCCGACTCCTCGACGTGGGTCATCCCGGCCGTACTCACCTTGTCCCGCTCGCCCCGTATCAAAGGTTCGTCCCACTATCTGACTAGCTAGTAGATAATGACATGCCGTGTCCCCGTCATGAACACCGGCCCCTTCCGGACGGGCGGAATGTGGCCCATCTCTCCCTTTTGACGACTAATCAGCCGTATCCGGTTCTGCTGCCGTCCTACCCATGACCAACCGCAGATATCCCCAGGTCAGCACCGGTGTGGCCATCGGAGATCCGTAGGCGAACCTCGGCGGCGGAGCGAAATGGCCCGGAATGCGGTTCGCCCGGTGTCCCGCCTCCCCCGCGCCCGCGCCCGGACTCGCACCGGCGGCGGATCCAGAACGGTGATCGGGCGCTGATCCCGCACGGAACCGGCGCACGGACCATCGGCTCACCGGGGAACGCGTGGTCGGCGGAGACGGCGGCCGAGGGAATGTCATCTCCGGGGGCTTCTACCGGAGATACTCCCGGCCGGAGATGATGGGTCGGTCCCGCGCGAGTGCTTCCACCGTCAACCACGGCGCGATCCCGATCGGCGCCCCTGCTGGGCGACTTCCCGGGCGAGGCGCTGGGCAGCAGGGATACGATCCGGATCATGTCCGGCGCCCCGCTCTGCGCCGGTCCCGTCCTGCCGGCCAGCCCGATCCGCCCACTGCGCGACCTCCCGCAGCACGAGTTCCCGCAGCGGGCTTGACAGCTCCCCTGCCGTGTCCCCTCGTTCAGTCGAATGGAGTGCCATGAACCGGTCGACGCAGGTCCGGGTCCCCCGCCCGCGCCACTACCTGATGTGCCGCCCCACCTACTTCGAGGTGAGCTACACGATCAACCCCTGGATGGACCCGACCAAGCCGGTGGACACCCGCCTCGCTGTCCTCCAGTGGGAGCGGCTGCGGTCGCTGCACCAGCAGTTGGGGCACCGGGTGGAGCTGATAGACCCGCTGCCCGGTCTGCCCGACATGGTGTACGCGGCCAACGGCGCCACCGTGGTGGACGGCCGGGTGCTCGGCGTCCGCTTCCGCAACGCCGAGCGGGCCGCCGAGGGCCCGGCCTACCTGGAGTGGTTCCGGGCCCGCGGCTACCTGGGCCACGACCCGGTCCATGTGAACGAGGGCGAGGGCGACTTCCTGCTCACCGACACCTGCCTGCTGGCCGGCCAGGGGTTCCGCAGCACCCCCGAGGGCCACGCCGAGGCCCAGGAGTTCCTCGGCCGCCCGGTGGTCGGCCTGGAACTGGTCGACCCGCGCTTCTACCACCTCGACACCGCACTCACGGTGCTCGACGGGGACGAGATCATGTACTACCCGGAGGCCTTCTCCCCGGCCGCCCGGGCCCTGCTGGCGGAGCTCTTCCCGGACGCGATCCGGGTGAGCGAGGCGGACGCCCAGGTCTTCGGCCTCAACGCGGTCAGCGACGGCCTGCACGTGGTGCTGCCCGAGGCCGCGACCGGGGTGATGGAGAAGCTGCGCCGACGCGGCTTCCAGCCGATCGGCGTCGACCTGTCCGAGCTGCTCAAGGGCGGTGGCAGCGCCAAGTGCTGCACCCTGGAGATCCGCGGCCGCTGAGGGTCGCCGGACGGCCGGTCGTTGCCGCGCCGGCGGCGTTCCGGGCCCGGAACGCCGCCGCGCGCCGACGCCTCAGGTCAGGGATCCCTCCGCGTCCCGCAGCTCCGCCCGCTGCTGCTCCGTCGGTTCCTGCTCCGTCGGTTCCTGCTCTGCCCGCTCCTGCTCCACCCGGCCGGCCGCGGCGCGGTGGTGCTGGAGCCGCTCGCCCTCGATGTCGAGGTCGGGCAGCACCCGGGCCAGCGGGCGGGGCAGCCACCAGGCCGCGTGGCGGGTGAGCGCGAGCACCGCCGGGACGAAGGTCATCCGGATCACGAAGGCGTCCAGCAGGACTCCGACGGCCAGCGCGAAGGCGATCTGCTTGAGCATCTGGCTGTCGGTGCCGAGGAAGGCCGCGAAGACCGAGATCATGATCAGGGCGGCGGCGGTCACCACCCGAGCACTGTGCCGGGCGCCGCTGTGCACGGCCGCGAGCGGCTGCTTGGTGCGGGCGTAGGCCTCGCGCATCCGGGAGACCAGGAACACCTCGTAGTCCATGGCCAGTCCGAACAGCACCGCCAGCAGGATGATCGGCAGGAAGCTGCTGACCGGCCCGGCCCGGTCCACCCCGATCAGGTTGCTGAAGTGGCCGAACTGGAAGACCCCGACCATGGCGCCGAGGGTCGCCGCGATGGAGAGCAGGAAGCCGGCCGCCGCCTTGAGCGGCACCACGATCGAGCGGAAGACCAGCAGGAGCAGCAGCAGCGACAGCCCGACCACGACCGCGGCGAAGGGGATCAGCGCCGCGTTGAGCTTGGCCGAGACGTCCACGTCGACGGCGGTGCTGCCGGTGACGCCGATGGTCGCGCCGGTCTGCTGTCGGATGGTCCCCTCCTCCGCGCGGACGGCGTCGACCAGGTTCCGGGTGGCCTGGTCGCTGGGCGCACTGGCGGGGACGACCTGGATCAGCGCGGAGTCGGTGGCGGGGTTCAGGCTCGGTCGGCCGACGGCCGAGACGTCCGGCAGCGTCCGGAGGGTGGCCGCGATCCGGTCGGCGGCGGCGGTCGGGTCGGCGGCGTGGCTGGTGTCGGCGAGGATCAGCAGCGGACCGTTGAAGCCGGGGCCGAACTCCTTGCTGACCTGGTCGTAGGCCAGTCGCTGGGAGGAGCCGGCCGGGGCGGTGCCGTTGTCGGGCAGCGCCAGCCGCAGGCTGTGCACCGGCCAGGCGAGCGCGCCCAGCGCGACCAGGCAGGCCAGCACGGTCAGCAGCGGACGCCGGGTGACCAGGCGGAACCACCGCTCACCCGTGTTGGCGGGCTCGGCGCCGGCGCGTGAGGCGACCAGTTCGCGGCGCCTCGCCCGGGTGCCGGGCGGGGGTGTCAGCCGGTGGCCGGCGAAGCCGAGCAGCGCGGGCAGCAGGGTGGTGGCGACCGCGACGGCGACCAGCACGGCCGCGGCGGCGCTCAGCCCCATCACGGTCAGGTAGGGGATGCCGATCACGGACAGCCCGGCCATGGCGATGACGACGGTGAGTCCGGCGAAGACCACCGCGCTGCCGGCGGTTCCCACGGCCAGCGCGGCGGACTCCTGCGGTTCGGTGCCGAGCGCGAGTTGGGAGCGGTGGCGGCTGACGATGAACAGCGCGTAGTCGATTCCGACCGCCAGCCCGATCATCAGGGCCAGGCTCTGCGCGGTCGAGGAGATGGAGACCACGCCGGTCAGCGCCAGCACGCCGGCTATCGCGGTGACCACCCCGGCGATGGCGCTGACCAGCGGCAGCCCGGCGCTCAGCAGCGAGCCGAAGGTGATCACCAGGATGACCAGCGCGATGCCGACCCCGATCAGGTCGGAGCTCCCGGACTTCGAGGAGGCGGAGCTGAAGGCCGCGCCGCCGACCTGGACGTCCAGACCCGACTGACCGGCACTGCCGACGGCGCTCTTCAGCGCGTCCAGCGAGCCCGACTGCAGTTGGCTCGCGGTGACCTCGTACTGGACCTGGGCGACGGCGGTGCTGCCGTCCGGCGAGACCGTGTGCGCGACCTCCGGGGAGACCACCTTGGCGACCTGAGGCGCGGAGCCGGCCGCGGCCAGGGCGGTGCGGATCGCCTGCTGGTCGGCGGGGTCGGTCAGCTTCTGCCCGGCCGGCGCGGTGAACACGATCTGGGCGCTGGTGCCGGAGGAGGTCGGGAAGTCGCTGTGCATCCGGTCCAGCGCCTGCTGGGACTCGGAGCCGGGGATGGTGAAGGTGTTGTCCAGCTTGCCGGTGCCGCCGAAGGCGACCATGCAGGCCACGGTGGCGGAGATGAGCACGAGCCAGAGCGCCAGGACACGTCGTCGGTGGCGGAAGGCGAGGCTTCCGAGTCGGTACAGCAGGGTGGGCATGGTGGCTCCGTGGGCTGGGATTCGCGGTCCGGGGTCCGCATGGCGCCGCCCTGGAAACTGGCAGCTCTGCCACATTAACAAAGATGGCAGGACTGCCAAATACCGGGTCCGGCCGGCCCGGCCGGGGACGATCGGTCTGGGATGATTGCGGCGTGGAGACCGCACACGCCCGGGAGCCGGGACGCCGAGAGCAGAACAAGCAGCGCACCCACCGTGCGCTGATCGAGGCGGCGGCGCGGCTGTTCCGGGAACGGGACTTCGAGTCGGTGACGGTGCGGGACATCGCCGAGGCCGCCGGCGTCGGGGAGCGGACCTTCTTCCGCTACTTCCCCTCCAAGGAGAGCCTGATCCTGCAGCAGGTTCGGGACCTGATCCCGCTGCTGGCCGAGGCGATCGGGGCCCGACCGGCCGAGGAACCGCCGCTGACCGCGCTGCGCAACAGCGTCCTCGACCTGGCCGGGCGCGAGGGCGCCGCCCCCGGCATCCTGCTGGTCGGCCCGCAGCCGCTGCAGCGCGACGCGGCCCGGCGGGGCGACCGCTTCCTGCTCGTCGACATGGAGGAGGCGGTGGAGTCCGCCTTCCTGGCCCGGCTGCTGCCGCCGGGCGCCGATCCCGCGAGCGCGGACCCCGGCACGGAACTGCGCGCGGCGGTGCTCTCCCGCGCCGGGGTCGCGGTCCTGCGCGCGGTCCGGCTCACCCATCTGCGCCGACCCGAGCTCCAGCAGCCCACGACCGACCTGAAGGGCCTGGTCCGGGCCGCCTTCGACGCACTGGGGCCCGAGGGCGGCGCGCCCGGGGGGTGACCCGGCGGGGCGATTCGCCCAGCCGGGTCGAGATTCCCCCGCCGCCGATGTCGAGATCCCGTGGCCGGCTCCGTCCCTGCCGTGACTGCGGCCACAATGGGTCGCACCAGCACCGAGGAGAACCGCCATGGCCAAGTACCTGCTGCTCAAGCACTACCGGGGCGCCCCGAGCCCGGTCAACGACGTGCCCATGGACCGGTGGACCCCGGAGGAGGTCTCGGCCCACATGCAGTACATGCACGACTTCGCGGCCCGGCTGGTGACGACCGGCGAGCTCGTCGACAGCCAGGCGCTCTCCCCGGGCGGGACCTTCGTCCGGTACGACGGCGAGGGCCGCCCGCCGGTCACCGACGGCCCGTTCGCCGAGACCAAGGACCTGATCGCCGGCTGGATGGTGATCGACGTCGACAGCTACCCGCGCGCCCTCGAACTGGCCGGGGAGCTCTCCGCCGCCCCCGGGGCGGGCGGACGGCCGATCCACGAGTGGCTGGAGCTGCGCCCGTTCATGGGCGTCTCGCCCACCGTCACGGAGTGACCTCCGAGTTGGACGAGGCGCTGCTCCGGGGCCTCGCTCCGGGCGTCCTCGGGATCCTCGTCCGCCGCGGAGCCGACTTCGCAGCGGCCGAGGACGCCGTCCAGGACGCGCTGGTCGAGGCGGTCCGCGTCTGGCCGACGGACGGCCGGCCGCGCGACCCGAAGGGCTGGCTGGTCACCGTGGCCTGGCGCCGGTTCCTCGACGCGACCCGCGCGGACACCGCCCGCCGCCGACGCGAGGACCGCGTCGACGAGGAGCCGGCGCCCGGCCCGGCCCCCGGTCTTGACGACACCCTCCAGCTCTACTTCCTCTGCGCCCACCCCTCGCTGACGCCGTCGTCGGCGGTCGCGCTGACCCTGCGCGCCGTCGGCGGGCTGACCACCCGGCAGATCGCCCGGGCCTACCTGGTGCCCGAGGCGACCATGGCGCAGCGCATCAGCCGGGCCAAGCGCACCGTCTCGGGAGCCCGGCTCGACCGGCCCGGCGATGTCGCCACCGTGCTGCGCGTCCTCTACCTGGTCTTCAACGAGGGCTACTCCGGCGACGTCGACCTCGCCGCCGAGGCGATCCGGCTCACCCGGCAGCTGGCGGCGGCGATCGACCACCCCGAGGTGGCCGGGCTGCTCGCACTGATGCTGCTGCACCACGCCCGGCGCGCCGCCCGGACCACGCCCGACGGCAGCCTGGTGCCGCTCGCCGAGCAGGACCGCGGCCGGTGGGACACCCGCGCCATCGCCGAGGGCGTCGAGATCCTGCAGGCGGCCCTCGCCCGGGACCGGCTCGGCTCGTTCCAGGCCCAGGCCGCCATCGCGGCGCTGCACGCCGACGCGCCCACCGCCGAGGAGACCGACTGGGTACAGATCGTCGAGTGGTACGACGAGCTCGTCCGGCTGACCGACAGCCCGATCGTCCGGCTCAACCGCGCGGTGGCCGTCGGCGAGGCCGACGGACCGCGAGCCGGGCTGGCCGCGCTGGCGGCACTGGACGCCGCCCTGCCCCGCCACACCGCGGTGGCCGCGTACCTGCACGAGCGCGAGGGCGACCGGGCGACCGCGGCCCGGCTCTACGCCGAGGCGGCCCGGCAGGCCCCCACCCTGGCCGAGCGCGAGCACCTGACCCGTCAGGCGGCCCGCCTCAACCAAGGCCTCGACGCCCGGTGACACCGCTGACCGCTTGACGCAGATACTTGTACCCCACACAATCATTGTTATGACTACAACTAATCAGGCGGGCAAGCAGGTCCTGCTCATCGGCGCCTCCCGCGGCCTCGGGCTGGCACTGGCGGAGGAGTGGCTGCGGAACGGCTGGCACGTGGTCGCCACCGTGCGCGGGACAGCCCGGACGCGGCTCCACGATCTCGCCGACGCCCACGGCGCGAGCCTCGAAATCGAAACCGTCGACATCACGGAACCCGAGCAGGTCGAGGCGCTCCACCGGCGGCTGGCCTCGCGCAGCTTCGATCTCCTCTTCGTCAACGCCGGCGTCACCAACGAGCCCGAGGGAACCGTCGCCGAGACCTCGACCGAGGAGTTCGTCCGGGTCATGGTCACCAACGCGCTCAGCCCGCTGCGGGTCGTCGAGACGCTGGCCGACCTGGTCACCCCGACCGGCACGATCGGCGTGATGTCCTCGGGCCAGGGCAGCGTGGCCAACAACGAGACCGGCGGCCACGAGGTCTACCGGGGCAGCAAGGCGGCACTGAACACCTTCATGCGCAGCTACGCGGCCCGCCGCAGCGAGGACACCCGGACGCTGGTCCTCCTCGCCCCCGGCTGGGTGCGCACCGACCTCGGCGGCCCCGACGCCCGACTGACCATCGAGGAGAGCATCCCGAACGCCGTCAGGACGATCGACTCGCTCCAGGGCAAGCCCGGACTCCACTACGTCGACTACCTCGGCCGAACCGTCGCCTGGTAGGTCCCCCACCCCGGAGCACAGCACCGATGTCCAGCAACTCGAACCAGGACCAGGGTCCCCCCGACCCCGCCCAGCGCGCCTGGGCCCTGATGTACAGCTTCGTCGGCACCCACAACCGCCACGGCGATCTCGCCGAAGCCCTCGGCTTCCGTCTCGGCGCAGGACGCGGCAAGGCCCTGTTCCAGCTCCGCGACCATCCACTGACTCTCCGTCAACTGGCGGATGCGATAGGCGCCGACGCGCCCTACACCACCACCATCGTGGACAAGCTCGAAGCCCATGGCCTGGTGGAACGCCTGCCGCACCCCGACGACCGCCGCCGTAAACTGGTCACCCTCACCCCCGCCGGGCACCAGGCCATCGCCACCGCCGACGCCATCCTCCTCCGCCCGCCGAGCGCACTCGACTCACTACCACCCCAGGAGCTGGACCACCTCACCCGCCTCCTCACCCACCTCCTCGCCGCAGACCAGCACGGCGATCCCCCATGAGCTCCTGATCTCCGCCGCCGTCGCGGTTCGCACGCGCCAGGAGCCGTCAGCTCCGGGTGGGTCCGGCTGCGATTCGGCGAGTCTGTCGATGCCGAATCCCTGGACCTGGCACTGCGTCAGCTGGCCACCTGGGACAACGCCCTCGCCGACCTTCCCGGTGACGGGGGGTCACCTTTGTCGGCGTCCCTCTTGCAGTCGCGGGGGCGTTAGATCACTGGTACCAGGCGGTGTCGCTGCGGATGAGATCGAAGCGGTGGTGATGTCAGTTCCAAGGCGCGGTTGTCCTTGCCGGCGTTCATATGGTCGAGCCAGCGTTCGTACCAGGCGAGGAAGTCCGGGGCCGAGGAGACGTTCGGTCCCCAGTGGCCTTCGGCGTTGCCGATGAGGACACGCCCCGTGAGGGGGCCGGTGACCGCGATGAGGCACATGTCGGTGCAGCCCATGGTGATGATGTGCAGGAAGAGATCGCCTTCCGCTGCTCCTCTCCGTGCCCGGACGAATCCGCGTGGGCTTCCGGGGTAACCTCTGGATTCCATCGTGTAGAGAGAGCCGTCCTCAAGCGGGATCAGGCCGTAGAACGGGGCCGCACCCGAGCCCGCGACGTGGAGGAGGAACTGCCGCAGGGCGTCGGGAAGGTCAATGCTCTGTTCGGCCTCGAACGCGCTGATCTTCTTCTCTGTCAGAGGCGGACCGGGCCGGAGGCGGTGGTGCTCCTCGCCGAAGGAGTGGCTTCGGTGCGGGTTGAAGGGGCTTTGGGCCAGCTTGCGCCGCAGGCGGGCGATACGTGGGTCCACGGAACTTCTCTTCTCGTTGCCGTGGAATCTACCGGGTCGAGCCGGGTCAGGGGCGAGGAGGGCCCGTTTGCGCAGCAGCGGGCGTCCGGCGCGGCGAACATCTGGCGTTCGAGCATCTGGAGGCGGTCGATGTGGCCTTCGACGACGCCGGAGCTGCAGTCCAGGGTCAGCCCGGCGAGGACCGCACTGTGGTCCTGGGGCAAACCGTCCTGAACGTCCACGGCGGACAGGGCGCGGGCACACCGCAGCGGCCGGCCAGGGCCTTTGACCCCGAGCGCTACCGACTCGTCCGCTTCGACCAGCGCAACTGCGGCCGCAGTACCCCGCACGCGAGTGACCCGGCGGCGGACATGAGCCGCAACACCGCGCAGCACCTGATCGACGACATGGAGCAGCTGCGCGAGCACCTCCCCAGCCCGAGGCCTGGGACCGGTTCCGCGACGGCGTCCCGGAGGACGAACGGGACAGCGACCTGCTCGCCGCCTACGCGCGGCTGATGGAGAACCCCGACCGCGCGGTCCGGGCGAAGGCCGCCGCCGACTGGCTGGCCTGGGAGGACGCGGTGATCTCCAACGAGCCCAACGGCGTGCCCGGCATGTACAGCGCCCGGGAGGTCGACGCGCAGATCGCGTTCGTCCGGATCTGCGCCCACTACTTCAGCCACGGCGCCTGGCTGGAGGATGACCAACTGCTTCGCGACGCCCACCGCTTGGCCGGCATCCCGGCGGTACTCGGCCACGGGCGACACGACCTGGGCAGCCCGGTACAGACGGCATGGGAGCTGGCGAAGGCGTGGCCGGACGCGCAGCTCCACATCATCGAGGACAGCGGCACGCCGGGAGCGAGGCCCTGCGGCAGACGATGCTCGACGCCGTCGAGCACTTCAAGCACCGCTGACCGTCAGAACGCACGCAACACCCAGGACACGTACGCCCGTTCCAGGCGCGGGCCCAACGAATGCGACCGTGGGAGGAGGGGCAGACGCATGACACCTCCCTGGCCGGTGTTCTCGGTCCGCCGGACAGGAGGGCGGCCTTCAGCCTCGCGAGCAGCCGTCCGGCCACACGCGCCGCACGGTCACGCCGGCCGCCCGCGCATGCTCGATCATGTCGCCCGTACCACCCTTGCCCGTCGGGGGCTGCCCGTCCCAGACCGCCACCAGCACCTCCGCGCGCTCCAGCAGCAACTCGTTCGCCGCTTCGTACGCCTCGCGTCCGGCGGTCCGGAAGGGCATCACGATCACTTCCGCCGCCTCAGCCACCAGGCGGTCGAACAGTGCGGCGTCCTTCGGCTTCACCTTCGCTTCCCGGTAGTCCGCTGACGGGACGACCACGACAAGGTCGCCGCCGACCTCGAAGGCGGCCTCCGCAAACAGCGAGTCGGCACCCCGGGCGATGCACGACAGCGCAGTCAACGGCCCCTGCGCAGCAGCCTCGCTGAGGACGCGTCGCAACTCGTCCCGAACCAGCGGAACGGACTCCTCGGACAGATCCATATGCCCGGTCACAGCAAGGACGGTCACGAATCACCCCTCTGATCGCTCGGCCAGCAGCGTACGGATGCTATCGCGGGCCTGCCGAACCCTCCCAGATGCCGACCGGCCAACGGTATAGGGGTAGAGCTCGGCAAGCTGCGTGCGGACACGGCCCGACTGCGTGGCGGCAGCAGCTTCCACAGCCCGCTCGGTCTGCTCGCAGGCGGCCGTCAGGTCCCCGGCGAGGAACCGTGTCTCGGCAAGCCCGATGTGATCCAGGGCATGGGAGCGGGCTGCGTGGGGCGGCCTGCGGGCAATCGCCGCCCGAATGTGCTCGGCCGCCTCATCCGCGTGGGCGCGGGGGTCCTGTCGTGCGAGCTCCAGGAGCCGGCCGCCGGTCACCCCGGACAGCTCGGAGTCGTCGAAGTACAAGATCCAGTAGGGTTCTTCGTCGGGTTCCCGGGCGGCAGCGAGATCGGCTTGGGCCTGCTGAGTGGCGCGGCGGAATGCCGCGGTGCGGCCGGTAGCTGCGAGCGCCCACGCTTCGCGGGTGTGGAGCATCGCCCGAACCCTGGGACCCGCGAGGTCCCGTGTGCCTTCCTGAGCAAGGCGCACGAGTTCCAAAGCATCAGCAGGTCGGCCCTGGTAGAGCATCTGCCTTGCCATACCCGCGAGCACGTTCGCGCCGAAAACAGGATCGTCGCCGGCATGCGCGGCGCGAAGTGCGAGCCGGTAGTAGTCCTGGGCCCTTCGCTGGAGACCGCCGTCCCATGCCATGGTGGCGGCGGTTCCAGCGAGTTGCGCCATGACCCGGTAGAGGCGCCGTTCGATTGGGCCGAACTGGTGTTCTTCGAGGGCGCTCGCGACCTCGTTGAGCTGGCCGAGTACGGCCTTGGACCTGAGGCCGCCGCCGTACCGGTGGTCCCAGTGCCGGAACGCCACCGCTGTCTCTTCGAGCTGCTGAACGTCCTGTACGCCGAGGCGTCCGGGTCGTCGGGCGTCGGCGCCCCGGGTGGCCGGCTGGAGCCATCCTTCGAGGGGGTCCAGGAGGGCCGCGCCAGACAGGGCGGCGGCCGTGATCAGCAGTGCTGCGGCACGGCGGTCCATGATGAGGTCGCTTCGGGTCAGGCGGACCGCGAGGTGAACCGTATGGTCGGGCGACCATGCTGCGTCGGTGTCGGGGGGCGTGGGGATGCCCGGCAGGGGATCGCTCTGCAGTGACGGGCCTGCCGATTCCCAAGAGCGTGGTGCGAGTCCGAGGTAGCCGCCTGGGATACGGAGGCCGTCAGCGATACGCGCAAGGACGTCGTAGCTGAGGACTTGATGCCTGCCGCTGACGATCATTGACACCTTGCCGGGGCTGAGCTGGCAGGCCGCAGCGATGCGGTTCTGGCTGATGCCATGGCGTTTGAGCAGGCCGAAGGCGGTAGCGAAGTCGTGCTCGGCCAACGCCGCCCGCATGTCCGTGCGGGACAGGACGTCCGTCGGGATGAGGGACTGCTGGTTCATTGGCTTCGCTTTCAGCTGGATCACCCAGAGCAACCAGAGTATTACCGTCGCGGTAACCCCCGCCGGTACTCGTGCGACATCGCACCGCTGACGACGCTGTTCGTACCGCAACCTTGCGGCCAGTCGTCGATCGAGAGGCACGAGTCATGCTGATGGAGCGCCAGCCGGAGCGGGCCCTCATCGACGCCGTCCCCATCCTCGCCGGAAACGACGGGCCTCGCATACAAGCCGACTACGACCAGCTCCACGCCCTTTCCTGCATCCGCTGCGGACGAGTCGACTGTGAGCTGCTGCCAGCCGGTCACGTCCGCACGGAGGTACGGCCAGGCGAGCACCTGGTCTGGCCCGTCGTCACCTGCCCCGAGCACCAAGGCGGTACGCCATGACCGCGCTGACGGTCGCCCCCGAGGTCAACTGGCTGCTCAACCCGCAGTCCTACCGGGCGCCCGACTCGAACGTGCTCCTCCTCGCCGCCGGCTACGACTGGGACGCCGTCCGGACGCCGGAGCAGCTCGGTCTCGCGACCGCCGGACGTCTCCTCGCCGACGCCCACGACCGCCCGCTCCTCGGACCCGTCCTGCACTCGCGCCGCTCCGAATGCCTGTACTGGATCGTCCGGACCGGCTCGACCGCGCACTACCGCAGCAACTGCCAACTCCTCGGCAAAGGCAATTGGATTGCCGTGCCTGGGATCCACGCCCTCCATCCCGACACCGTCCGCTGGCTCCACCTGCCCGAGGCCGGCGTACTCACCCCGGCCGCATGGCTCGCCGCCGCACTCCATGACACCCGACTCCCGGGAGGGACGAGATGAACCGCGAGCACGCCGAGGACACCGCCGCCA
The Streptacidiphilus albus JL83 genome window above contains:
- the ddaH gene encoding dimethylargininase; the encoded protein is MNRSTQVRVPRPRHYLMCRPTYFEVSYTINPWMDPTKPVDTRLAVLQWERLRSLHQQLGHRVELIDPLPGLPDMVYAANGATVVDGRVLGVRFRNAERAAEGPAYLEWFRARGYLGHDPVHVNEGEGDFLLTDTCLLAGQGFRSTPEGHAEAQEFLGRPVVGLELVDPRFYHLDTALTVLDGDEIMYYPEAFSPAARALLAELFPDAIRVSEADAQVFGLNAVSDGLHVVLPEAATGVMEKLRRRGFQPIGVDLSELLKGGGSAKCCTLEIRGR
- a CDS encoding MMPL family transporter, yielding MPTLLYRLGSLAFRHRRRVLALWLVLISATVACMVAFGGTGKLDNTFTIPGSESQQALDRMHSDFPTSSGTSAQIVFTAPAGQKLTDPADQQAIRTALAAAGSAPQVAKVVSPEVAHTVSPDGSTAVAQVQYEVTASQLQSGSLDALKSAVGSAGQSGLDVQVGGAAFSSASSKSGSSDLIGVGIALVILVITFGSLLSAGLPLVSAIAGVVTAIAGVLALTGVVSISSTAQSLALMIGLAVGIDYALFIVSRHRSQLALGTEPQESAALAVGTAGSAVVFAGLTVVIAMAGLSVIGIPYLTVMGLSAAAAVLVAVAVATTLLPALLGFAGHRLTPPPGTRARRRELVASRAGAEPANTGERWFRLVTRRPLLTVLACLVALGALAWPVHSLRLALPDNGTAPAGSSQRLAYDQVSKEFGPGFNGPLLILADTSHAADPTAAADRIAATLRTLPDVSAVGRPSLNPATDSALIQVVPASAPSDQATRNLVDAVRAEEGTIRQQTGATIGVTGSTAVDVDVSAKLNAALIPFAAVVVGLSLLLLLLVFRSIVVPLKAAAGFLLSIAATLGAMVGVFQFGHFSNLIGVDRAGPVSSFLPIILLAVLFGLAMDYEVFLVSRMREAYARTKQPLAAVHSGARHSARVVTAAALIMISVFAAFLGTDSQMLKQIAFALAVGVLLDAFVIRMTFVPAVLALTRHAAWWLPRPLARVLPDLDIEGERLQHHRAAAGRVEQERAEQEPTEQEPTEQQRAELRDAEGSLT
- a CDS encoding TetR/AcrR family transcriptional regulator, translating into METAHAREPGRREQNKQRTHRALIEAAARLFRERDFESVTVRDIAEAAGVGERTFFRYFPSKESLILQQVRDLIPLLAEAIGARPAEEPPLTALRNSVLDLAGREGAAPGILLVGPQPLQRDAARRGDRFLLVDMEEAVESAFLARLLPPGADPASADPGTELRAAVLSRAGVAVLRAVRLTHLRRPELQQPTTDLKGLVRAAFDALGPEGGAPGG
- a CDS encoding YciI family protein; its protein translation is MAKYLLLKHYRGAPSPVNDVPMDRWTPEEVSAHMQYMHDFAARLVTTGELVDSQALSPGGTFVRYDGEGRPPVTDGPFAETKDLIAGWMVIDVDSYPRALELAGELSAAPGAGGRPIHEWLELRPFMGVSPTVTE
- a CDS encoding RNA polymerase sigma factor → MDEALLRGLAPGVLGILVRRGADFAAAEDAVQDALVEAVRVWPTDGRPRDPKGWLVTVAWRRFLDATRADTARRRREDRVDEEPAPGPAPGLDDTLQLYFLCAHPSLTPSSAVALTLRAVGGLTTRQIARAYLVPEATMAQRISRAKRTVSGARLDRPGDVATVLRVLYLVFNEGYSGDVDLAAEAIRLTRQLAAAIDHPEVAGLLALMLLHHARRAARTTPDGSLVPLAEQDRGRWDTRAIAEGVEILQAALARDRLGSFQAQAAIAALHADAPTAEETDWVQIVEWYDELVRLTDSPIVRLNRAVAVGEADGPRAGLAALAALDAALPRHTAVAAYLHEREGDRATAARLYAEAARQAPTLAEREHLTRQAARLNQGLDAR
- a CDS encoding SDR family oxidoreductase, producing the protein MTTTNQAGKQVLLIGASRGLGLALAEEWLRNGWHVVATVRGTARTRLHDLADAHGASLEIETVDITEPEQVEALHRRLASRSFDLLFVNAGVTNEPEGTVAETSTEEFVRVMVTNALSPLRVVETLADLVTPTGTIGVMSSGQGSVANNETGGHEVYRGSKAALNTFMRSYAARRSEDTRTLVLLAPGWVRTDLGGPDARLTIEESIPNAVRTIDSLQGKPGLHYVDYLGRTVAW
- a CDS encoding MarR family winged helix-turn-helix transcriptional regulator: MSSNSNQDQGPPDPAQRAWALMYSFVGTHNRHGDLAEALGFRLGAGRGKALFQLRDHPLTLRQLADAIGADAPYTTTIVDKLEAHGLVERLPHPDDRRRKLVTLTPAGHQAIATADAILLRPPSALDSLPPQELDHLTRLLTHLLAADQHGDPP